The Larus michahellis chromosome 2, bLarMic1.1, whole genome shotgun sequence genome window below encodes:
- the GUK1 gene encoding guanylate kinase has product MSWRRLRGPIARAAAMQGPRPVVLSGPSGAGKSTLLKKLLKDYENIFGFSVSHTTRQPRPGEVNGKDYHFVTREEMQKEIDAGEFIEHAEFSGNMYGTSKGAVQAVQAQNQICVLDIDIQGVKNIKRTDLNPIYISVQPPSIDILEKRLRDRKTETEESLLKRLTAARVDLELSKEPGLFDLVIINDDLEKAYSELKEILLEEIKKTQESRKS; this is encoded by the exons CCATGCAGGGGCCGAGACCAGTGGTCCTGAGTGGTCCATCAGGTGCAGGGAAGAGCACTTTGTTAAAGAAATTGCTTAAAGATTATGAGAACATCTTCGGCTTCAGCGTCTCCC ATACCACAAGGCAGCCAAGACCCGGAGAAGTAAACGGCAAAG ATTACCACTTTGTGACCAGagaggaaatgcagaaagaaatcGATGCTGGTGAATTCATCGAGCACGCAGAGTTCTCCGGAAATATGTACGGGACGAG TAAAGGTGCAGTGCAGGCTGTTCAGGCCCAGAACCAGATCTGCGTCCTTGACATCGACATCCAGGGCGTGAAGAACATCAAGAGGACAGACCTGAATCCCATCTACATCTCCGTGCAGCCTCCATCCATAGACATCTTG GAAAAAAGACTACGTGACCGGAAGACTGAGACAGAAGAAAGTTTACTGAAGCGTTTGACTGCAGCCCGCGTAGATTTGGAACTTA GTAAAGAGCCTGGCCTGTTCGACTTGGTCATTATTAATGATGATTTAGAAAAAGCCTATTCCGAATTGAAGGAGATACTGCTGGAG GAAATCAAGAAGACGCAAGAATCCAGGAAGTCCTGA